In Erigeron canadensis isolate Cc75 chromosome 6, C_canadensis_v1, whole genome shotgun sequence, the following are encoded in one genomic region:
- the LOC122605131 gene encoding BRCA1-associated RING domain protein 1 translates to MEQIISSNQRSLLNPYVLHLQKLGLELKCPLCLGLFKKPVLLPCTHIFCNSCLSEATSECPACKHSYVHQEVKSASFMENIVNIYKNLDATFNASLVHPVCSDVKSVNLQTDMPTLLNGSAVTTPESGRKQEFKKSVGENPGVLDAERKAVGEKELETGVGGVGFMQMEQMSPPFSSDSKDDGNSSDPNGCHKNSVCSSKRPAENDAHVTNVELNTRCISGTACQTNEGKRQKKNDTELDLNGLPQSNGVSCDNITTNLETKFEKSLSGEKPSVVLDRLDLRENLCAFCHTSECSIVSGPIVSYAQGKEVTGSLSNFSKVTHVHEKCISWAPQIYFNKSGLIKNLESEVARANKLKCASCGKKGAVLGCFMKSCQRSYHVPCAYHVEDCRWDQEDLLLLCPKHISTKFPREKKSKAGKIVTEKRISSSLNSCTSTTLLAGGKDLVLCGSALSPEEKYSLVDFGRSSGAIVSKYWRNNVTHVIAATDSNGACTRTLKVLMAILNGRWIVTTKWVKACIEAGCLVDPEPYEVTLDTHGCSGGPKAGRLRVLNNGPKLFNNMNFYFIGNFVKAFKNDLLNLVTTAGGTISEVKDQLMSTSNAAGDVKANQVTLVVYNADLSDRYEFEDEEAIKFQRLAAAENVAQEYGSRVVGHTWILESVAACSLLPFTSRS, encoded by the exons atggaACAAATAATATCTTCTAATCAAAGATCTCTACTGAATCCTTATGTTCTTCATTTACAAAAGCTTGGCCTTGAACTCAAATGCCCCCTTTG TTTAGGGTTGTTTAAAAAGCCTGTATTGCTTCCCTGCACTCATATTTTTTGCAA TTCGTGTTTGTCTGAGGCTACATCTGAGTGTCCTGCTTGTAAACATTCATATGTTCATCAAG AGGTTAAATCTGCATCTTTTATGGAAAATATTGTTAACATTTATAAGAATCTTGATGCCACCTTCAATGCAAGTCTTGTTCATCCTGTATGTTCGG ATGTTAAGTCAGTGAATTTGCAAACTGATATGCCTACCCTATTGAACGGCTCTGCTGTTACTACCCCTGAAAGTGGTCGAAAACAAGAGTTTAAGAAGAGTGTTGGTGAGAATCCTGGTGTTTTAGATGCAGAGCGGAAGGCGGTGGGTGAGAAGGAATTGGAGACTGGTGTTGGTGGAGTTGGATTTATGCAGATGGAGCAGATGAGCCCTCCGTTTTCGAGTGATAGCAAAGATGATGGTAATTCTAGTGATCCAAATGGTTGCCATAAG AATTCGGTATGTTCATCAAAGAGACCAGCTGAGAATGATGCCCATGTCACAAATGTAGAGTTGAACACTAGATGCATCTCTGGAACCGCCTGTCAAACCAATGAAGGCAAAAggcaaaagaaaaatgatactGAGCTGGACTTAAATGGCCTTCCTCAGAGTAATGGTGTTTCTTGTGATAATATAACTACAAATTTGGAGACCAAGTTTGAAAAATCTCTATCTGGTGAAAAGCCATCTGTTGTTTTGGATCGTTTGGATTTGAGAGAGAATCTTTGTGCTTTTTGTCACACTTCTGAGTGCTCGATT GTAAGTGGACCAATTGTATCCTATGCTCAAGGAAAGGAAGTGACTGGCAGTCTCTCTAATTTCTCTAAGGTTACACATGttcatgaaaaatgtatttcaTG GGCTCCACAAATTTACTTCAACAAGAGTGGACTTATTAAGAACTTAGAATCTGAAGTGGCAAGGGCTAACAAGTTGAAGTGTGCCAGCTGTGGTAAAAAGGGGGCTGTTCTTGGTTGCTTTATGAAGTCATGTCAAAGATCTTACCACGTGCCTTGTGCATATCACGTTGAAGATTGCAGATGGGATCAA GAGGATTTGCTGTTGCTGTGCCCGAAACATATATCAACAAAATTTCCAAGAGAAAAGAAGTCAAAAGCTGGGAAGATAGTTACTGAGAAAAG AATATCTTCGAGTTTGAATTCTTGTACAAGTACAACATTGTTAGCTGGTGGAAAGGATTTGGTGTTATGTGGTTCTGCTCTTTCTCCAGAAGAAAAG TATTCTTTGGTTGATTTTGGAAGAAGTAGTGGGGCGATTGTGTCCAAATACTGGAGAAATAATGTTACCCATGTCATTGCTGCCACAGATTCCAACGGTGCGTGCACAAGAACACTGAAAGTTCTGATGGCCATTCTGAATGGCAGATGGATTGTTACAACAAAGT GGGTAAAAGCATGCATTGAAGCTGGATGTCTTGTTGATCCAGAGCCCTATGAAGTTACTCTTGATACCCATGGCTGTTCTGGTGGCCCCAAAGCTGGGAGGCTAAGAGTTCTTAATAAT gGTCCAAAACTTTTCAACAACATGAACTTTTACTTTATTGGGAATTTTGTGAAAGCTTTCAAGAATGATCTCTTAAACTTGGTTACCACTGCTGGAGGCACTATCAGTGAGGTCAAGGATCAACTAATGTCAACAAGTAATGCTGCTGGAGATGTGAAAGCAAATCAAGTTACTTTGGTTGTTTACAATGCCGACCTTTCAGATCGCTATGAGTTTGAAGATGAAGAAGCAATCAAATTTCAAAGATTAGCTGCAGCAGAGAATGTAGCTCAAGAATATGGGTCACGGGTTGTTGGTCATACTTGGATTTTGGAATCTGTTGCTGCTTGCAGTTTACTGCCTTTTACTTCTAGGTCGTAA